A window from Cryptomeria japonica chromosome 1, Sugi_1.0, whole genome shotgun sequence encodes these proteins:
- the LOC131042749 gene encoding disease resistance protein RML1A, with protein MIYCKGSFPEAEDIKGALPMTDKIPFAELTRSAVFHSKAIPGIKYDVFINHRGKDVKDTIASLVYHNLSNRKLKVFLDNKEMEHGEAIPHKIYQAISTASVHIAIFSENYAESVWCLSELSLAEESGAPIIPIFCGVQPNDLRMKRENEVGLYSAALHKLHQTVDSEYIEKWRATLHRVSYMFGFKFEGDCGMLLENIAASVRKHIKATRKFEGEKVVPHRHKRSRLELDSKSKAITGVGCQMGQSSHSLQVSSETVVSDLLSKVEPGKRYRIQEIGRSCGNQIEFEFHTNTSSSCNVGHNDVLAFHLPESGRSRPSDNLPDPQFVESGVQNVDQFHSLKGLEGNAIGSEEGIITRRWVQVTRWRFGFGKFWRLV; from the exons ATGATATATTGTAAGGGCTCTTTTCCCGAGGCTGAGGACATCAAGGGCGCTTTGCCTATGACTGACAAAATTCCTTTTGCCGAATTGACAAgatctgcagttttccactcaaaAGCAATACCGGGCATTAAATACGATGTATTCATAAATCATCGGGGAAAGGACGTGAAGGATACAATTGCCAGTCTTGTCTACCACAACCTCAGTAACAGAAAGCTCAAGGTCTTCCTCGACAATAAAGAAATGGAACACGGTGAAGCTATACCCCACAAAATCTACCAAGCTATCAGCACGGCCTCTGTTCATATTGCTATTTTTTCAGAGAATTATGCAGAATCTGTTTGGTGTTTGAGTGAGCTTAGTTTAGCAGAAGAAAGTGGGGCTCCCATTATCCCCATCTTTTGTGGAGTTCAACCTAACGACTTGCGGATGAAAAGGGAAAATGAAGTTGGATTGTATTCCGCAGCTTTGCACAAGCTCCATCAAACAGTTGACAGTGAATATATTGAGAAATGGAGAGCCACACTCCACAGGGTTTCTTATATGTTCGGCTTTAAATTTGAAGG GGATTGTGGAATGCTGTTGGAGAATATTGCGGCTTCTGTAAGGAAGCATATCAAGGCCACCCGCAAATTTGAG GGTGAGAAGGTAGTGCCGCATAGGCATAAAAGAAGCCGTTTGGAACTAGATAGCAAAAGTAAAGCGATTACTGGGGTTGGTTGTCAGATGGGACAGTCCTCTCATTCACTTCAAGTCTCTTCTGAAACTGTTGTCAGTGATCTTTTAAGTAAGGTGGAGCCAGGAAAACGGTATAGGATCCAAGAAATTGGCCGGTCTTGTGGCAATCAAATTGAATTTGAATTCCATACAAATACATCATCATCTTGTAATGTAGGACACAACGATGTTTTGGCATTTCATCTTCCAGAATCTGGCAGATCTAGACCTTCTGACAACTTGCCTGATCCTCAATTCGTTGAATCTGGAGTTCAGAATGTTGATCAATTCCATAGTCTCAAAGGCTTGGAAGGAAACGCTATAGGAAGTGAGGAAGGGATCATTACCAGAAGATGGGTTCAGGTCACAAGATGGAGGTTCGGGTTCGGTAAGTTTTGGAGACTCGTGTGA